In Candidatus Binatia bacterium, the DNA window GAAGTCGCTATCGGTGCCAATGGCCTTGGGGAGCGGACCTTATCTGCATTGAGGTTTATCTTGGGGGTTCGCGCTGCGGCTAGCTGCGTTGCCGGACTGTTGAGCGAGGCAGGATATTTCGAAGAATTGCGAGCTCAGGACTTTGTACAAGAGCTCACGGACTTAATTGGTTCCTTGACTGGCTCAGGAGGTCATTACTGGGATAAAGGGTTTCAATGCTTGCCTACGCGTGATGGGTGGGTCAACGCTTCCATACTAGGAAACTGGGATTCCCTTGCGTATGCGCTTTACGAAGCCGGCGCCGGCGCATGGATCGTCGCCGAAAGTTTGCGGGACGTGTACACGCGCTATTCGCGGGCCGACGCCATTTTTGACCTTCTGCGCACCTGGTGTCAGCCTTGGCGGGCTGTTCCGCTCACGCGGTGGGCGCAAGTGCGGCGCATTCCGTTTGCTGCCGTGCGGTGCCCCACAAAATTGTCCACGGATCCGCAGTTGCGGGCTCGACGTTTTTTCTTCGACTGTTCTTCACTGACTCTCGGGTCGGTACTTAGGTATCCCCGTTTGCCCATAGTCTTTTCTCGGGCTGCTCACCCAGAATTGGCGCCAGTGCCTGAGTTGCCTTCCGCACAGTTTATCGCCCAGGGTCAAGCTAGCCTCCCTGAATGCACCGATCATCGGGGTGCGTCGGGTGCGGCCCTCCAGGGGGTCAAGGTCGTTGATTTTACGCATGCGCTCTCCGGGCCACTCATGACTTCGTGGCTAGTCGGGTACGGCGCGGAGGTCGTCAAGGTGGATCCGCCTGGGTTGGCGCGAACGAGGCAAGTTCACGGGGAGATCTTTTCGGCGCTGCGGAGAGGGAAGGCTACCATCGAGGCTTCTCCCGAAGCGGACTCGGGGCGAGCAAAAGTGTTGGACTTAATCAGTAACGCCGATTTACTTGCGGACAACCTCAGTGCGCGGGTCATGCCCAACTGGGGCTTGTCGTACCGATTTCTGAAAAATCTTAACCCGAGGCTGGTCCAAGTACGTATGACGGCTTTTGGGCTGACAGGACCATTGCGGCACTGGATAGCATATGCCCCAACACTTCACGCATGGTCTGGTCATACCTGGCTTTTCGGGCGGCGGGCCAATGGTTCGTCGCGCGGTGAGGGATGGCCGATACCGTTTGCGGATCTGCTTGGCGCTGCGTTTGGACTGCTTGGTAGCCTTGCAGGCTTGTTTTACACGCGGCGCGCGGGTGCCGGGACGTTGGTGGACGTGAGTCAGTACGAATGTGCTGTTTTCGGTTTGGGGCCTATTGGGATGGTGGTCGCCAACCCTGACCTCTGGCCGCAATGTTTTCGCGCAATCCGAGATGGGACGTTTCGAGGTAACATCTTGTGGGGAGTTCAGGAGTAGAGGGAGACTGCCCAAACTTCAGGGCGGGCGCGTATCAGCATCCGGGACACCCACTTTTTTCCAGCATCCAGTATCAGCATCCGGGACACCCACTTTTTTTCCAGCATCCAGGACACCCACTTTTTCGCGGTCATGTGTAGTGCAGCGGTGGGACAGTCATTCCCACGGGTATTCCGTGCGTCCCTGGGACACCCGCTTTTGCGAGGTATTTTGCCGCGACTGCGCGATAAGGAATTCCTGGGACAGTCACCGTTTTTGCGAGTCTTTTGCGGCCCCTGTTTTTGCGAGTCTTTTCCGGTACCCGTGCGATTACCGCGTCGGGATCGCAGCCTCGTGGGACAGTAGTAGAGAGGACCGTCGAAAACCTCGCGCTATTTACGGGGAAATTTGGGCGACGGGAAAACGTGCGCCTTACGCACATTAAGTTTCGCTTGTACGCCGGACCGCTTTGGAGACCTTCGGGTCCTTATCCTGGATCCGCGGGCCCCCCGGTTTGGAAAGCAATGCGGTCATTTGACCAAAACAGGACTCTCTAGACGGAGGGGGGAGGCTCGCGAATTAGCTGTGAAGTAACGGCCGGCAAAAGCTTGGTTCAGGGAGGTCCGGATTACAATCGTCGTGCCGTCCTTGTGGCCTGCTCGTCGGCTCTTAGCTTTGGAATTGTCTTTAGTGGCTCGCTTTGCCGCCTCGTAGAGACTTCGTCGATTGGTTCAGAGCCGCATCTTCTAATCAATGTGGAGCCGGTGGCATCTAGCCACCGGCAGTAGCTTTTCGCGTGACCGGATGCGCTGTGGAGCCGGATCTCCAAGTGGCGCGTTCAGTTTTTCCGTCAGTGAAAGGATGCGAGCGTTGGGGTTTCGCCCGTTAACAAGTACTTGGTAACAACAGCTTGCCGCCATACGCCCTGGATGGCGCTGTGACCTTGGAGGCGCCAAGTGATCGAGATCCACGCTGTTCGGGCTGTCCTCTAAGAGCGAGGGAGGATCTTAGGCTCTGCAGTACCTTCTTCCTTTGTGGGTGTCCGTAATCGAGTGTTGGTCCAGTGCGTTCTCTTTTCGTGAGTATCTCCAATGTAGTGCGCATTTTCGTGGGGGTCCGTAATTAGTTCCGTGGGTGTCCCTAATTGGTTTCCCTAATTGGTTGCCTAATTGGTTGGTTTCGTTCATCGGTTTGAGGATGTTTGGCATTCGGCGCAATGCGCGGTGCCTTTGAGTTGAACTCGGAGCGACGGAGCACGCCCGCCTCTGTGCCTCCGTAGCATGTTTGCGCCATCAGCGCGGGGAAGAAAGGACTTCGCGGGTTCTGGTCCAACGCCCAGTTGGGTCGATGTTGGTGTCCAAGTTCAAGCAAGTCTCAGGTCACATTGCCTGCAGTAGCCGCTCTGGGCGAACCTCGATCGAAATCGTCGAAATGTGTGTGCTCGGCTTTGCTCTTAGGCATTCAAGCGAAAGCACCAGTAGCTATGCTGGTGCCTTGTGGCCCCTGGCACGTGATCCCGCCGTGCCGTTGTGATGGACGGCAGTAGGTGCTGCGGGAAGTGGCCTTCATGCGGCCTTTCGGTAGAGCGCCTGTGCAGCTCGACTCCCGTGGCATCGCCGCTGCCCTAACCGCTGGCAATTCGCTAGCAGGCGATCCACGTGTCCTGCCCACGTAGGAAAGGTCCGGCCGAAGTTTTGTACTGCGTCCGCGAACCGCTCGGGATGCAGCCCCAAGCGCTCTAAGGCCGCCACCGCCGCCCATCGCGTACCCTGTTCCTCTGATCGCCCCTGCAATGCTTCCGCGCAGGTTTCGAGCAGTTCGACGTACGATTGAAAGTCAATTGGGATGGGGCGGGCCGACTCGCCGTCGTGCTCCGAGACCATAGGGGGTTGATGGGCACTGGCGGAGTCACCGAAGCCGACAAGCCATTGCTCAACGCTGGTGCTCGAGCGGCGTTTCTGTTTCAGCCGTTCCCCGATGGAACTGAAAGAAGAGCTAGATAGCGATCGTGACAAGCCAGCTTTGACCTCGTTTAAATCGACGTAGCACATACAAGTGACCAGTGCTGCATCGTCAAGTAAAGCTTGGCTGTGGTATCTCCCCTCCCAAAAGCGGCCAGTGCAGCCGTCTTCACGGTTTGCACGCCTGGCGATAGCCTCGTTTAAGCACCTCATAAACCAACTT includes these proteins:
- a CDS encoding transposase (possible pseudo, frameshifted) codes for the protein MNVHAYAIMTNHYHLVVAIDCGRALKWSDNEVFDRWGQVFPRSAERARQMPPEVQRDLAAKWRHRLCSLSWFMRCLNEAIARRANREDGCTGRFWEGRYHSQALLDDAALVTCMCYVDLNEVKAGLSRSLSSSSFSSIGERLKQKRRSSTSVEQWLVGFGDSASAHQPPMVSEHDGESARPIPIDFQSYVELLETCAEALQGRSEEQGTRWAAVAALERLGLHPERFADAVQNFGRTFPTWAGHVDRLLANCQRLGQRRCHGSRAAQALYRKAA